In Erpetoichthys calabaricus chromosome 4, fErpCal1.3, whole genome shotgun sequence, one genomic interval encodes:
- the LOC114641257 gene encoding olfactory receptor 6N2-like yields MLGSNQTSSAVKEFIITGFLGYRDQESRRYLFGVFLTVYLFILVGNILLIAIFLSDRTLHTPMYILVCGLAVLDIAITTNTVPSMLVLFTFEYRVVPFAGCFTQTTFWLGLCSTECFLLALMAYDRYIAICNPLHYPNLMCNSLITKLMLCCWVVGFLCAIVTVAVLLRLSFCGSNQITHCFCDFGSLMFLACGDIQITNYVALGIGLSVLLIPLAFILFSYVQIIFSVIKIASTEERTKAFYTCGTHMLVISVFFLTVGSEYVSGRISGTSVDTRIMMLIIQNVFPPLSNPIIYCLRTKEIRKCFIKMLKSCKGL; encoded by the coding sequence ATGTTGGGATCAAATCAAACCAGTTCAGCAGTTAAAGAGTTCATCATTACTGGATTCCTGGGTTACAGAGACCAAGAAAGTAGAAGATATTTGTTTGGTGTGTTCCTCACAGTTTACCTCTTCATTCTTGTTGGGAACATCCTGTTAATCGCCATTTTTCTATCTGACAGAACACTCCACACCCCTATGTACATATTAGTCTGTGGTCTGGCTGTTCTCGACATCGCCATCACTACTAACACTGTGCCCAGTATGCTAGTCCTGttcacatttgagtacagagtcGTGCCGTTTGCTGGTTGTTTTACTCAGACAACGTTCTGGTTGGGTTTGTGTTCAACCGAATGCTTTCTCCTTGCCCTAATGGCCTATGATCGCTACATAGCCATTTGCAACCCACTTCATTATCCTAATTTAATGTGCAACAGTCTTATCACAAAACTGATGCTGTGCTGTTGGGTGGTTGGCTTTCTGTGTGCCATCGTTACAGTGGCTGTTCTTCTCAGGCTTTCATTTTGTGGGTCTAATCAAATAACTCACTGcttttgtgactttgggtctttGATGTTTTTAGCCTGTGGGGACATTCAAATCACTAACTATGTTGCTTTAGGCATTGGTTTGAGTGTCCTGCTTATTCCTTTGGCATTTATCCTTTTTTCATACGTGCAGATAATATTTTCGGTCATCAAAATTGCCAGCACAGAGGAAAGAACGAAAGCCTTCTACACATGTGGCACACACATGCTAgttatttctgtctttttcttgaCTGTTGGTAGTGAATATGTCTCAGGTAGAATTTCTGGCACATCTGTGGACACTCGAATAATGATGCTAATCATACAGAATGTCTTTCCACCTTTAAGTAATCCAATAATTTACTGTTTGAGAACTAAAGAAATCAGAAAatgctttattaaaatgttaaaaagttgcAAAggactctga